The following proteins are co-located in the Robbsia betulipollinis genome:
- a CDS encoding NfeD family protein translates to MTLSGLLFADPWNWLWWAGAGVLLVVELMSGTFYLLMIALGLVAGGLARLAGVSWSGQLVVAAVWAVLAIAGVRSWRRRRHRRTDGSGGVAGGSGYVLRDDPEPGVTASGAPADAAMNLDIGARVYVARWDGGRGRARYRGADWDVAPAAGVAESVGWYRIQRIDGICLILAH, encoded by the coding sequence ATGACGCTGTCGGGGCTGCTGTTCGCCGATCCGTGGAACTGGCTGTGGTGGGCGGGGGCGGGCGTGCTGCTGGTCGTCGAATTGATGAGCGGCACCTTTTATCTGCTGATGATCGCGCTCGGCTTGGTGGCGGGCGGACTGGCCCGTCTGGCCGGGGTGTCATGGTCCGGGCAACTGGTCGTCGCCGCGGTGTGGGCCGTGCTGGCGATTGCCGGCGTGCGCAGCTGGCGCCGCCGGAGACATCGGCGCACCGACGGAAGCGGCGGCGTCGCCGGCGGTTCCGGTTACGTGCTGCGCGACGATCCGGAGCCGGGCGTCACGGCGTCCGGTGCACCTGCCGACGCCGCGATGAACCTCGATATCGGCGCCCGGGTCTATGTCGCGCGCTGGGATGGCGGACGCGGCCGCGCGCGCTATCGGGGCGCGGACTGGGACGTGGCGCCGGCAGCGGGCGTTGCCGAATCGGTCGGCTGGTACCGGATCCAGCGGATCGACGGCATCTGCCTGATCCTGGCGCATTGA
- the ppsA gene encoding phosphoenolpyruvate synthase, whose translation MTQTTQQGTGTALVVPFEQLRMGDVDTVGGKNSSLGEMISQLAEAGVSVPTGFATTAQAFRDFLHHNNLTQRIADRLLSLDTDDVKSLAVAGGEIRQWIIDAPLQPALEQGIREQFDVLTGSSPAELSFAVRSSATAEDLPDASFAGQQESYLNVEGIDDVLITIKQVFASLYNDRAISYRVHKGFEHAEVALSAGVQRMVRSDVGASGVMFTLDTESGFRDAVFITSSYGLGETVVQGAVNPDEFYVFKKTLADGKYPIIRRSIGSKLIKMEFTQPGETGRVKTVDVPNDQRNRYSITDEDVITLAKYAVIIEKHYQRPMDIEWGKDGRDGKIFILQARPETVKSQAAGKAEQRYKLKGQAPVLTTGRAIGQKIGAGPVRVVRDAAEMDRVQPGDVLVADMTDPNWEPVMKRAAAIVTNRGGRTCHAAIIARELGVPAVVGCGNATDLLKDGALVTVSCAEGDEGRIYDGLLEAEVTEVERGEMPPIPVKIMMNVGNPQLAFDFSQLPNAGVGLARLEFIINNNIGVHPKAILDYPNVDADLKKAVESVARGHASPRAFYVDKLTEGIATIGAAFYPKPVIVRLSDFKSNEYKKLIGGTRYEPDEENPMLGFRGASRYISEAFAEAFEMECRALKRVREDMGLTNVEIMVPFVRTLNQAEAVVGLLAKYGLRRGENGLRLIMMCEVPSNAILADEFLEFFDGFSIGSNDLTQLTLGLDRDSGLELLAKDFDERDPAVRFMLKRAITACQAKGKYVGICGQGPSDHPDFAEWLAKEGIASISLNPDSVVETWKALAKVL comes from the coding sequence ATGACGCAAACCACCCAACAGGGGACGGGCACCGCCTTGGTCGTACCGTTCGAGCAATTGCGAATGGGCGACGTCGACACCGTCGGCGGCAAGAATTCCTCGCTGGGCGAGATGATCAGTCAGCTCGCGGAAGCCGGCGTCAGCGTGCCGACCGGTTTCGCGACCACGGCGCAGGCGTTCCGCGATTTCCTGCATCACAACAACCTGACGCAACGCATCGCCGACCGCCTGCTGTCGCTCGACACCGACGACGTCAAGTCGCTCGCCGTCGCGGGCGGCGAGATCCGTCAGTGGATCATCGACGCGCCGTTGCAGCCGGCGCTCGAGCAGGGCATCCGCGAGCAGTTCGACGTGCTGACCGGCAGCTCGCCGGCCGAGCTGTCGTTCGCCGTGCGTTCGTCGGCCACCGCCGAGGACTTGCCGGACGCGTCGTTCGCCGGGCAGCAGGAAAGCTATCTGAACGTCGAAGGCATCGACGACGTGCTGATCACGATCAAGCAGGTGTTCGCCTCGCTGTACAACGATCGGGCGATCTCCTATCGCGTGCACAAGGGCTTCGAGCACGCCGAAGTGGCGCTCTCGGCCGGCGTGCAGCGCATGGTGCGCTCGGACGTGGGCGCCTCGGGCGTGATGTTCACGCTCGACACCGAATCGGGCTTTCGCGACGCGGTGTTCATCACGTCGAGCTACGGGCTGGGCGAGACGGTGGTGCAGGGTGCGGTCAACCCCGACGAGTTCTATGTCTTCAAGAAGACGCTGGCCGACGGCAAATACCCGATCATCCGCCGCTCGATCGGCTCGAAGCTGATCAAGATGGAATTCACGCAGCCGGGCGAAACGGGGCGCGTGAAGACGGTCGACGTGCCGAACGACCAGCGCAACCGCTACTCGATCACCGACGAGGACGTCATCACGCTGGCGAAGTACGCGGTCATCATCGAGAAGCACTACCAGCGCCCGATGGACATCGAGTGGGGCAAGGACGGCCGCGACGGCAAGATCTTCATCCTGCAGGCGCGTCCGGAGACGGTCAAGAGCCAGGCGGCCGGCAAGGCCGAGCAGCGCTACAAGCTCAAGGGCCAGGCGCCCGTGCTGACCACCGGCCGCGCGATCGGTCAGAAGATCGGCGCGGGCCCCGTGCGGGTCGTGCGCGATGCCGCCGAGATGGACCGCGTGCAGCCGGGCGACGTGCTGGTCGCCGACATGACCGACCCGAACTGGGAGCCGGTGATGAAGCGCGCCGCGGCCATCGTCACGAACCGCGGCGGCCGGACCTGCCACGCGGCCATCATCGCCCGCGAACTGGGCGTGCCGGCGGTGGTGGGCTGCGGCAACGCGACCGATCTGCTCAAGGACGGCGCGCTGGTCACGGTCTCGTGCGCCGAGGGCGACGAAGGCCGGATCTACGACGGCCTGCTGGAAGCGGAGGTGACCGAGGTCGAGCGCGGCGAAATGCCGCCGATTCCCGTCAAGATCATGATGAACGTCGGCAATCCGCAACTGGCATTCGATTTCAGCCAGCTGCCGAACGCCGGCGTCGGCCTGGCGCGTCTCGAATTCATCATCAACAACAACATCGGCGTGCATCCGAAGGCGATCCTCGACTATCCGAACGTCGACGCCGACCTGAAGAAGGCCGTCGAAAGCGTCGCGCGCGGTCACGCATCGCCGCGCGCCTTCTATGTCGACAAGCTGACCGAGGGCATCGCCACGATCGGCGCCGCGTTCTATCCGAAGCCGGTGATCGTGCGTCTGTCGGACTTCAAGTCGAACGAGTACAAGAAGCTGATCGGCGGCACCCGCTACGAGCCGGACGAGGAAAACCCGATGCTGGGCTTCCGTGGCGCGTCGCGCTACATTTCCGAGGCGTTCGCCGAGGCGTTCGAGATGGAGTGCCGTGCGCTCAAGCGCGTGCGCGAGGACATGGGTCTGACCAACGTCGAGATCATGGTGCCGTTCGTGCGCACCCTGAACCAGGCCGAGGCCGTCGTCGGGCTGCTCGCCAAGTACGGCCTGCGCCGTGGCGAGAACGGTCTGCGTCTGATCATGATGTGCGAAGTGCCGTCGAACGCGATCCTGGCCGATGAATTCCTGGAATTCTTCGACGGTTTCTCGATCGGTTCGAACGACCTGACGCAACTCACCCTGGGCCTGGACCGCGATTCCGGTCTGGAACTGCTGGCGAAGGACTTCGACGAGCGCGATCCGGCGGTGCGCTTCATGCTCAAGCGTGCGATCACCGCGTGTCAGGCGAAGGGCAAGTACGTCGGCATCTGCGGGCAGGGTCCTTCCGACCATCCGGACTTTGCCGAATGGCTGGCGAAGGAAGGTATCGCCTCGATTTCGCTGAACCCGGATTCGGTGGTCGAGACGTGGAAGGCGTTGGCCAAGGTACTCTAA
- the ppsR gene encoding posphoenolpyruvate synthetase regulatory kinase/phosphorylase PpsR, which produces MPPTVYVVSDGTGITAETFAHSILSQFDMKFRLVRVPFVDDADKAYAAARTINSAIAADGKRPIVFTTLVDSVSNAIVKGANALVLDMFQTFVEPLENELGVKSSHEIGRGHKKADTDEYKNRIEAINYSLEHDDGQSNRNLAEADVILVGVSRCGKTPTSLYLAMQYGVKAANYPLIPEDFERRTLPGGLTAYKSKLFGLSIDPARLAEIRNQRRPGSKYAAIENCRYEINEAEALMRRENIRWLSSTHKSIEEIATTVLQEIKMIDKATY; this is translated from the coding sequence ATGCCGCCTACCGTATACGTCGTTTCCGACGGCACCGGGATCACTGCCGAAACGTTTGCGCACTCGATCCTGTCCCAATTCGACATGAAGTTCCGCCTGGTGCGGGTCCCTTTCGTCGACGACGCGGACAAGGCCTACGCGGCGGCCCGCACGATCAACAGCGCGATCGCCGCCGACGGCAAGCGCCCGATCGTCTTCACGACGCTGGTCGACAGCGTCTCGAACGCCATCGTCAAGGGCGCGAACGCGCTCGTGCTGGACATGTTCCAGACCTTCGTCGAACCGCTCGAGAACGAGCTTGGGGTGAAATCCAGCCACGAGATCGGCCGCGGCCACAAAAAGGCCGATACGGACGAGTACAAGAACCGGATCGAGGCGATCAACTACTCGCTCGAACACGACGACGGCCAGTCGAACCGCAACCTGGCCGAGGCCGACGTGATCCTGGTGGGCGTGTCGCGCTGCGGCAAGACGCCCACCAGCCTGTACCTGGCGATGCAGTACGGGGTCAAGGCGGCGAATTATCCGCTGATCCCGGAGGATTTCGAGCGGCGCACGCTGCCCGGCGGGCTGACCGCCTACAAGTCCAAGCTGTTCGGGCTGTCTATCGATCCCGCGCGGCTCGCGGAGATCCGCAACCAGCGGCGCCCGGGAAGCAAATACGCGGCGATCGAGAACTGCCGCTACGAGATCAACGAGGCCGAAGCGCTGATGCGCCGCGAGAACATCCGCTGGCTGTCGTCGACGCACAAATCGATCGAGGAAATCGCGACGACGGTGTTGCAGGAAATCAAGATGATCGACAAGGCGACCTATTAG
- a CDS encoding TrmH family RNA methyltransferase: MTPISSRANPLFKRLRALAASGQRQRREGVALLEGPHLAEAFLNAGGHPDLCIVAQGGAARPEIARLIERIAARDGGAQRVAGFDDALFDQISPVANGGVGVILMVAAPRAVLPERIDMRCVVLDGVQDAGNAGSILRSAAAAGIRFAFCMPGTANAWSTKVLRAAMGAHFEMTLVEEVDPAALAARLAVPVAITDSHGSASIYAADLRPDLAWVFGNEGAGVSAFWRAHAALRLTIPQPGRIESLNVAAAAAVCLFEQCRQRAAA; this comes from the coding sequence ATGACGCCGATCAGTTCGCGGGCCAATCCGTTGTTCAAGCGGCTGCGCGCGCTCGCGGCGTCGGGCCAGCGGCAGCGCCGCGAGGGCGTCGCGCTGCTCGAGGGCCCGCACCTCGCCGAGGCGTTCCTGAACGCGGGCGGCCATCCGGACCTGTGCATCGTCGCGCAGGGTGGGGCGGCGCGGCCGGAGATCGCGCGTTTGATCGAACGCATCGCGGCGCGCGACGGCGGCGCGCAGCGCGTGGCCGGCTTCGACGACGCGCTGTTCGATCAGATCTCGCCCGTGGCGAACGGCGGGGTCGGCGTGATCCTGATGGTCGCCGCGCCGCGCGCGGTCCTGCCCGAGCGCATCGACATGCGCTGCGTCGTGCTCGACGGCGTGCAGGACGCGGGCAACGCCGGGTCGATTCTGCGCAGCGCGGCGGCTGCCGGCATCCGGTTTGCGTTCTGCATGCCCGGCACCGCCAATGCCTGGTCGACCAAGGTATTGCGCGCCGCGATGGGGGCCCATTTCGAGATGACCCTCGTCGAGGAAGTGGACCCTGCGGCGCTGGCCGCCCGGCTCGCCGTGCCCGTCGCGATCACCGATTCCCATGGCAGCGCGTCGATCTACGCGGCCGATCTGCGGCCCGATCTCGCCTGGGTCTTCGGCAACGAAGGCGCCGGCGTCTCCGCGTTCTGGCGTGCCCATGCGGCATTGCGGCTGACGATTCCGCAACCGGGCCGAATCGAGTCACTGAATGTCGCCGCGGCCGCTGCCGTGTGCCTGTTCGAGCAGTGTCGGCAACGGGCCGCGGCCTGA
- the rnhB gene encoding ribonuclease HII translates to MAKPVTASPRTVRAQQKAAARARQVAQAVFTFDIAGELACGVDEAGRGPLAGPVVAAAVILDPARPIAGLDDSKALSAKVRERLYADIVERAMAFSVAEASVDEIDAINILQATMLAMRRAVEGLGITPQVAYIDGNRCPTLRVRAEAIIGGDALLPSISAASILAKVTRDRMLHALHEVHPQYGFNAHVGYGTRQHLDALREHGPCRHHRRSFAPVREAWATREWPLQNR, encoded by the coding sequence ATGGCGAAACCGGTAACGGCATCCCCGCGCACGGTACGGGCGCAGCAGAAGGCCGCCGCGCGCGCGCGGCAGGTCGCGCAGGCGGTGTTCACGTTCGATATCGCGGGCGAGCTGGCCTGCGGCGTCGACGAGGCCGGCCGCGGGCCGCTGGCCGGGCCGGTGGTGGCCGCGGCGGTGATCCTCGACCCGGCGCGGCCGATCGCCGGTCTGGACGATTCGAAGGCGCTGTCGGCGAAGGTGCGCGAGCGGCTCTATGCGGACATCGTCGAGCGGGCGATGGCGTTCTCGGTCGCCGAAGCCAGCGTCGACGAGATCGATGCGATCAACATCCTGCAGGCGACGATGCTGGCGATGCGGCGCGCGGTCGAGGGGTTGGGCATCACGCCGCAGGTGGCCTACATCGACGGCAACCGCTGCCCGACGCTGCGGGTGCGCGCGGAAGCGATCATCGGCGGCGATGCGCTGCTGCCGTCGATCTCCGCGGCGTCGATCCTCGCGAAGGTGACGCGCGACCGAATGCTGCACGCGCTGCACGAGGTGCACCCGCAATACGGCTTCAATGCCCATGTCGGCTACGGTACCCGGCAGCATCTCGACGCGTTGCGCGAGCATGGGCCCTGCCGGCATCACCGGCGCTCGTTCGCGCCGGTGCGAGAGGCCTGGGCCACACGCGAATGGCCGCTGCAAAACCGATGA
- the lpxB gene encoding lipid-A-disaccharide synthase, which produces MTASAPLTVAMVAGEASGDLLGAALLGGLAHRLPDGSRCAGIGGPRMSAAGFDARWPAERLAVRGYVEALGQIPGILRIRRALTQSLLADPPAVFVGIDAPDFNFALEHTLKQAGVPTVHFVSPSIWAWRGGRIKKIAKAVDHMLCVFPFEKAIYDKAGVRATYVGHPLADMIPMRPDPAAARLRLGLAPDGPLIGVMPGSRRSEIALIGPAFFGAMAVMHRREPGVRFVLPAASAGVRELLAPLVAAHPDLPLTITDGHSHAAMEAADALLIKSGTSTLEAALYKKPMVISYKVPWLTGQIMRRQGYLPYVGLPNVLAGRFVVPEILQHFATPEALADATLEQLHNEANRRELTELFSEMHVALHRNTAELAAEVVGDVASRREGR; this is translated from the coding sequence ATGACGGCAAGCGCACCCCTGACGGTGGCGATGGTCGCCGGCGAAGCGTCGGGCGATCTGCTCGGCGCGGCGTTGCTGGGCGGTCTCGCGCACCGGTTGCCGGATGGCAGCCGGTGCGCGGGCATCGGCGGCCCGCGGATGAGCGCCGCCGGCTTCGACGCGCGCTGGCCCGCCGAACGCCTGGCGGTGCGGGGCTACGTCGAGGCGCTCGGCCAGATTCCCGGCATCCTGCGGATCCGCCGCGCGCTGACGCAGTCGCTGCTCGCCGATCCGCCCGCCGTCTTCGTCGGTATCGACGCGCCGGATTTCAATTTTGCGCTCGAGCACACCCTCAAGCAGGCCGGCGTGCCGACCGTGCATTTCGTCAGCCCCTCGATCTGGGCATGGCGGGGTGGCCGGATCAAGAAGATCGCCAAAGCGGTCGACCACATGCTGTGCGTGTTCCCGTTCGAGAAGGCGATCTACGACAAGGCGGGCGTGCGCGCGACCTACGTCGGCCATCCGCTCGCCGACATGATCCCGATGCGGCCCGATCCGGCAGCCGCGCGCCTGCGCCTGGGCCTCGCCCCCGACGGCCCGCTGATCGGCGTGATGCCAGGCAGCCGCCGCTCGGAAATCGCCCTCATCGGGCCGGCATTCTTCGGCGCGATGGCGGTGATGCACCGGCGCGAGCCGGGCGTGCGCTTCGTGCTACCGGCGGCGTCGGCGGGCGTACGCGAACTGCTCGCGCCGCTGGTCGCCGCCCACCCGGATCTGCCGCTGACGATCACCGACGGCCACTCGCACGCGGCGATGGAAGCGGCGGACGCGCTGCTGATCAAGAGCGGCACGTCGACGCTCGAAGCCGCGCTTTACAAGAAACCGATGGTGATCTCGTACAAGGTGCCCTGGCTGACCGGACAGATCATGCGTCGGCAGGGTTATCTGCCGTATGTCGGCCTGCCGAACGTGCTCGCGGGCCGCTTCGTGGTGCCGGAAATCCTGCAGCATTTCGCGACCCCCGAAGCGCTCGCCGATGCGACCCTCGAACAGTTGCATAACGAAGCCAACCGCCGCGAACTGACCGAACTGTTCAGTGAGATGCATGTCGCGCTGCACCGCAATACCGCGGAACTCGCGGCAGAGGTGGTCGGCGACGTCGCCTCGCGGCGGGAAGGGCGGTAA
- the lpxA gene encoding acyl-ACP--UDP-N-acetylglucosamine O-acyltransferase translates to MTSGTNRIHATAVVETGADIDPSVTIGPFAVIGPNVRIGADSTVGSHTVIEGCTTIGQGNRIGHFASIGGAPQDMKYAGEPTRLEIGDRNVIREFTTIHTGTAQDDGVTRIGNDNWIMAYVHIAHDCDVGNHTVFSSNAQIAGHVSVGDWAILGGMSGVHQFVRIGAHAFLGGASALVQDLPPFVIAAGEKAQPHGINSEGLRRRGFSAPEISALRSAYRTIYKNGLSLEEARTQLRSDLARLEDGQAHVGAFLDFIESAKRGIIR, encoded by the coding sequence ATGACTTCCGGAACCAATCGGATTCACGCGACCGCGGTCGTGGAAACAGGCGCAGACATCGATCCCTCCGTGACGATCGGGCCGTTCGCCGTCATCGGGCCGAACGTGCGGATCGGGGCGGACAGCACGGTGGGTTCGCATACGGTCATCGAGGGTTGCACGACGATCGGCCAGGGCAACCGGATCGGTCATTTCGCGTCGATCGGCGGCGCGCCGCAGGACATGAAGTACGCGGGCGAGCCGACCCGGCTGGAAATCGGCGACCGCAACGTCATCCGCGAGTTCACGACGATCCATACCGGCACCGCGCAGGACGATGGCGTTACCCGGATCGGCAACGACAACTGGATCATGGCGTATGTCCATATCGCGCATGATTGCGACGTCGGCAACCACACGGTGTTTTCCAGCAACGCGCAGATCGCCGGTCATGTGAGCGTGGGCGACTGGGCGATTCTCGGCGGCATGTCGGGCGTGCACCAGTTCGTGCGCATCGGCGCGCACGCCTTTCTCGGCGGCGCCTCGGCGCTGGTGCAGGATCTGCCGCCCTTCGTGATCGCGGCCGGCGAGAAGGCCCAGCCGCATGGCATCAATAGCGAAGGGCTGCGCCGGCGCGGGTTTTCCGCGCCGGAGATCAGCGCGCTGCGCTCGGCGTACCGGACGATCTACAAGAACGGTCTGTCGCTGGAAGAGGCACGCACGCAGTTGCGAAGCGACCTGGCGCGTCTCGAAGACGGCCAGGCTCACGTGGGCGCCTTCCTCGATTTCATTGAATCGGCGAAGCGCGGCATCATCCGCTGA
- the fabZ gene encoding 3-hydroxyacyl-ACP dehydratase FabZ produces the protein MELNKINLDIHKIMTLLPHRYPILLVDRVLELVPHKSIKALKNVSINEPYFVGHFPTRPVMPGVLILEALAQAAALLTFAEGDQPHDPATTLYYFVGIDGARFKRPVEPGDQLILDVDFERCRSNIWKFKARATVDGVLAAEATLMCTIQHTDKLTAAASQAASNVPPQEERTV, from the coding sequence ATGGAACTCAATAAAATCAATCTCGACATTCACAAGATCATGACGTTGCTGCCGCATCGTTATCCGATCCTGCTGGTCGACCGCGTGCTGGAACTGGTACCGCACAAGTCGATCAAGGCATTGAAGAATGTCAGCATCAACGAGCCGTACTTCGTCGGTCATTTCCCGACGCGTCCGGTGATGCCGGGCGTGCTGATCCTCGAGGCGCTCGCCCAGGCCGCCGCGCTGCTCACCTTCGCCGAGGGCGACCAGCCGCACGATCCCGCCACCACGCTGTACTACTTCGTGGGCATCGACGGCGCCCGCTTCAAACGTCCGGTCGAGCCGGGCGACCAGTTGATCCTGGACGTCGACTTCGAACGCTGCCGCAGCAATATCTGGAAATTCAAGGCGCGCGCGACCGTGGACGGCGTGCTCGCCGCCGAAGCGACATTGATGTGCACGATCCAGCATACGGACAAGTTGACGGCGGCCGCGTCCCAGGCGGCGTCGAACGTCCCCCCTCAGGAAGAACGGACGGTATAA
- the lpxD gene encoding UDP-3-O-(3-hydroxymyristoyl)glucosamine N-acyltransferase has translation MALTVQQLVARFGGTLQGDGARTISGLAPLDRAQAHQLAFLANPKYLSQVALSAAGAVLVCAADLACLSPEERAASTASWIVTPKPYAYFARVAQFFVAAAEPVVPPCVHPSAQVDPAATVAASATVGAHVVIEAGAVIGERVRIDANTVVGRGTRLGDGTRLYPNVTVYHGCVIGARVIVHSGAVIGGDGFGFAPDFADDTRPDVEGEWVKIPQVGGVRIGDDVEIGANTTIDRGAMADTVVEHAVKIDNLVQIAHNCRIGAYTVIAACAGIAGSTVIGRHCMIGGAVGIAGHVTLGDRVIVTAKSGVSKSLPRAGVYTSAFPAIENADWNKNAAVMRNLDKMRDRVKQLEAAVAALQAGPKAEQ, from the coding sequence ATGGCACTTACCGTCCAACAGCTGGTTGCCCGCTTTGGAGGCACACTCCAGGGCGACGGCGCGCGTACGATCAGCGGTCTCGCGCCGCTCGACCGCGCCCAGGCGCATCAACTCGCCTTCCTGGCCAACCCGAAATATCTGTCGCAAGTGGCGCTCAGCGCGGCGGGCGCCGTGCTGGTGTGCGCAGCGGACCTCGCGTGCCTGTCGCCCGAGGAGCGGGCCGCGAGCACGGCCTCCTGGATCGTCACGCCCAAGCCCTATGCGTATTTCGCGCGCGTCGCGCAGTTTTTCGTCGCGGCGGCGGAACCCGTGGTGCCGCCCTGCGTGCATCCCAGTGCCCAGGTCGATCCGGCGGCGACGGTGGCCGCCAGCGCAACGGTGGGCGCGCATGTCGTGATCGAGGCCGGGGCGGTGATCGGCGAACGCGTGCGGATCGACGCGAACACGGTGGTGGGACGCGGCACGCGGCTCGGTGACGGCACGCGGCTCTACCCGAACGTCACGGTCTATCACGGCTGTGTCATCGGCGCGCGCGTCATCGTGCATTCGGGCGCGGTGATCGGCGGCGACGGCTTCGGCTTCGCCCCGGACTTCGCCGACGACACGCGGCCCGATGTCGAGGGCGAGTGGGTCAAGATTCCGCAGGTCGGCGGCGTGCGCATCGGCGACGACGTGGAAATTGGCGCGAACACGACGATCGATCGCGGCGCGATGGCCGATACGGTGGTCGAGCATGCGGTGAAAATCGACAATCTGGTGCAGATCGCGCACAACTGCCGGATCGGCGCCTACACGGTGATTGCCGCCTGCGCGGGCATCGCCGGCAGCACGGTGATCGGCCGGCACTGCATGATCGGCGGGGCGGTGGGCATCGCCGGGCACGTGACGCTGGGCGACCGGGTCATCGTCACGGCCAAATCCGGCGTCTCGAAATCGCTCCCGCGCGCGGGTGTCTACACCAGCGCCTTCCCGGCGATCGAGAACGCGGACTGGAACAAAAACGCAGCGGTCATGCGCAATCTCGACAAGATGCGCGACCGCGTCAAGCAACTGGAAGCGGCCGTCGCGGCGCTGCAAGCGGGCCCAAAAGCAGAGCAGTAG
- a CDS encoding OmpH family outer membrane protein: protein MPHAKVGRTTSAAACLLLGLWLAAPLAHAQEHIAAVNSDRILRESAPAKVAMARIEQEFAKRKADIDNGTAKLRALSEKMDRDGASMSDAERSKQQLLLSQMDLDLQRKRREFGEDFNQRRNEELQSVLDRANRAIRQIAEQNKYDLIVQEAVYVNPRIDITDKVLKLLATSGN from the coding sequence ATGCCGCACGCGAAGGTTGGCAGAACGACCAGCGCGGCGGCATGTCTGCTGCTGGGGCTGTGGTTGGCCGCACCCTTGGCGCATGCCCAGGAGCATATCGCCGCGGTCAATTCCGATCGGATCCTGCGCGAGTCGGCACCGGCGAAGGTCGCGATGGCCCGCATCGAGCAGGAATTCGCGAAGCGCAAGGCGGATATCGACAACGGCACGGCGAAGCTGCGCGCGCTGTCCGAGAAGATGGACCGCGACGGCGCGTCGATGAGCGACGCCGAACGTTCGAAGCAACAGCTGCTGCTCTCGCAGATGGATCTGGACCTGCAGCGCAAGCGCCGCGAGTTCGGCGAGGATTTCAACCAGCGTCGCAACGAGGAGCTGCAGTCGGTGCTCGACCGGGCCAATCGTGCGATTCGGCAGATCGCCGAGCAGAACAAATACGATCTGATCGTCCAGGAAGCGGTGTACGTCAACCCGCGTATCGACATTACCGACAAGGTCCTCAAGCTCCTGGCGACATCCGGCAACTGA